Proteins from a genomic interval of Lycium ferocissimum isolate CSIRO_LF1 chromosome 2, AGI_CSIRO_Lferr_CH_V1, whole genome shotgun sequence:
- the LOC132044611 gene encoding uncharacterized protein LOC132044611 yields the protein MSSVVQRVASASVEVEGRIISAIGPGLLVLVGLHESDSDSDADYICRKVLNMRLFPNKETGKTWDHSVVQKNYEVLLVSQFTLYGIMKGNKPDFHVAMPPEKAKPFYASLVEKFQKAYKQNAVKDGVFGAMMKVSLVNDGPVTMNLDSAQPSKGD from the exons ATGAGTTCCGTAGTCCAGCGTGTTGCTTCAGCCAGTGTAGAG GTGGAAGGGCGTATTATATCAGCAATCGGGCCGGGCTTGCTGGTTCTCGTGGGCCTTCATGAATCAGATTCTGACTCCGATGCTGACTACAT ATGCCGGAAAGTGTTAAATATGAGACTGTTCCCAAATAAGGAAACTGGAAAGACATGGGATCACAGT GTAGTTCAGAAGAATTATGAAGTTCTATTAG TGAGTCAGTTTACACTCTATGGGATTATGAAGGGAAACAAGCCGGATTTTCACGTTGCAATGCCTCCTGAGAAAGCGAAACCCTTCTATGCCtctttggttgagaaatttcAGAAAGCTTACAAACAGAATGCAGTCaaag ATGGTGTCTTTGGAGCAATGATGAAG GTCAGCTTGGTCAATGATGGTCCTGTAACTATGAATCTCGACTCAGCACAACCGTCAAAAGGAGACTGA
- the LOC132047750 gene encoding uncharacterized protein LOC132047750, with protein sequence MGDNERNTTLPPTQTTTEQTKQSTIDLYHPYFLHSSDSPGMALVNNPFDGRGYQGWKRTVLIALSAKNKVGFITGAHTAPDSTSSDFHLWSRSNDMVTSWLLNSLSKELADSVIYSRSAKELWTSLEHRFGQSNGAKLYHLQKQLSSLVQGNSNIAGYFTSLKRLWDELESLNSDVKCNCDENQREVYVNPHSSTDSSSFMVADQNYNNTNRGPRQN encoded by the exons ATGGGTGACAATGAAAGAAACACCACTTTGCCACCAACTCAAACCACCACAGAACAAACTAAGCAGTCAACCATTGATCTTTATCACCCATACTTTCTTCACTCATCAGATTCACCAGGAATGGCCTTGGTGAACAATCCCTTTGATGGTAGAGGATACCAGGGATGGAAAAGAACTGTGCTGATAGCACTTTCAGCAAAAAATAAGGTTGGATTCATCACTGGCGCTCACACTGCACCAGATTCAACCTCATCAGACTTTCACCTCTGGAGCAGGAGCAATGACATGGTCACATCCTGGCTCCTTAACTCACTTTCAAAAGAACTGGCTGATAGTGTGATTTACTCCAGATCTGCTAAGGAGTTATGGACCAGCCTTGAGCATAGGTTTGGCCAATCTAATGGAGCTAAACTATACCACTTGCAAAAACAGTTGAGTAGTTTGGTGCAAGGAAACTCGAACATTGCAGGGTATTTCACTTCACTGAAGAGGTTATGGGATGAATTGGAATCTCTCAACTCTGATGTAAAATGCAACTGT GATGAGAATCAGAGAGAGGTTTATGTCAATCCTCATTCCTCTACTGATTCTTCATCCTTCATGGTCGCTGatcaaaactacaacaacacaaatagAGGACCAAGACAAAATTAG